The following are encoded together in the Bactrocera neohumeralis isolate Rockhampton chromosome 6, APGP_CSIRO_Bneo_wtdbg2-racon-allhic-juicebox.fasta_v2, whole genome shotgun sequence genome:
- the LOC126763401 gene encoding fumarylacetoacetase: protein MTSFVNIPEGSDFPLENLPYGVFSTKSNPRKRVGVAIGQHVLDLAGVAQLYPPEVQDALNSDSLNLLMSLGHTAWNVVRTRTRELLLKGSVLEENLLLAHSVLIPQTDCELHLPANIGDYTDFYSSIHHATNVGIMFRGKENALMPNWRYIPVGYHGRASSVVVSGTPIRRPLGQTLPVDGQPPVFGACKLLDFELEVAFFVGGPGNQLGERISAEDAWKNVFGFTLMNDWSARDIQKWEYVPLGPFTAKNLGTTISPWVVPVAALEPFLVDNFKQEPEVFPYLKHERPFNFDINLEVSLKPEGGAESVISKSNYKYLYWTALQQIAHHTVTGCNVRPGDLMASGTISGETEDSYGSMLELSWRGSKTINLEGGATRKFLQDGDELIIRGHCERNGVRIGFGDCAGKVLPAIPL, encoded by the exons ATGACCAGTTTTGTAAACATACCGGAAGGAAGCGATTTCCCTTTGGAGAATCTACCATATGGCGTATTCTCAACCAAATCGAAT CCGCGCAAGCGCGTCGGTGTCGCCATTGGCCAACATGTGCTCGATCTCGCCGGCGTAGCGCAACTTTATCCACCCGAAGTACAG GATGCGCTCAACTCAGATTCGTTGAATCTGCTGATGAGTCTCGGTCACACAGCGTGGAATGTAGTGCGTACGCGCACACGTGAGCTGCTGCTGAAAGGTTCGGTGCTCGAGGAGAATTTGCTGCTGGCACACAG CGTTCTCATACCACAAACCGACTGCGAGCTGCATTTGCCCGCCAACATCGGCGACTACACCGACTTCTATTCATCCATACATCATGCAACCAATGTTGGCATCATGTTCCGCGGCAAGGAGAATGCTCTCATGCCGAATTGGCGTTATATACCGGTGGGCTATCATGGACGCGCCAGCTCTGTGGTGGTCTCCGGCACACCGATACGCCGTCCATTGGGTCAAACTTTACCCGTGGATGGTCAGCCACCAGTTTTTGGCGCTTGCAAGTTATTGGATTTTGAATTGGAAGTTGCTTTCTTCGTTGGTGGTCCGGGTAATCAATTGGGCGAACGCATTTCAGCTGAAGATGCGTGGAAGAATGTCTTTGGTTTTACGCTGATGAATGATTGGAGTGCACGTGACATTCAAAAATGGGAGTATGTGCCGTTGGGTCCATTCACAGCTAAGAATTTAGGCACCACCATATCGCCATGGGTTGTGCCTGTTGCGGCCTTGGAACCTTTTCTGGTAGACAATTTCAAACAAGAACCGGAAGTGTTTCCATATTTGAAACACGAACGTCCATTCAACTTTGATATAAACCTCGAGGTTTCTTTGAAAC CCGAAGGTGGCGCTGAGTCTGTCATCAGCAAGTCGAACTACAAATATTTGTACTGGACAGCGCTGCAGCAGATTGCCCACCACACTGTCACAGGCTGCAATGTGCGTCCCGGTGATTTGATGGCATCGGGTACAATTAGCGGTGAGACGGAAGACTCTTATGGCTCTATGTTGGAACTGAGCTGGCGCGGTTCGAAGACCATCAATTTGGAGGGCGGTGCTACCAGGAAGTTCCTGCAGGATGGTGATGAGTTGATTATTCGTGGTCACTGTGAACGAAATGGTGTGCGTATTGGTTTTGGTGACTGTGCCGGAAAGGTGTTACCCGCTATACCACTTTAA
- the LOC126763408 gene encoding LOW QUALITY PROTEIN: uncharacterized protein LOC126763408 (The sequence of the model RefSeq protein was modified relative to this genomic sequence to represent the inferred CDS: inserted 1 base in 1 codon), protein MALTLFRTLLLVVATIGLAQARHVPAKTVVNYVVTSSLPTIGVARKASSYQNDNNYKTKXSNINNNNVTSILDAGKQHANAEYPSQRALSLEDNGNGDALTVNISTPKSVVQDWSSVCQQLCGAGLGGPPCLAYCHSTDKPSLPSYFADNKNEICKDLCKLQLGDVSCDCQPEEVASITFSNMTCQYELRNMACGSFCEHGGTTLIGCSSCQLEVDKTNLSNRSSDESTTPDWKELCVSLCKTGDGGSLCNCDLAPFF, encoded by the exons atggcgcTAACTCTTTTCCGCACGCTGCTATTGGTTGTTGCCACAATCGGTTTGGCGCAGGCGCGTCATGTGCCTGCCAAAACGGTGGTAAATTACGTTGTGACGTCATCACTGCCCACAATAGGGGTTGCACGCAAAGCAAGCAGCTACCAAAatgacaacaactacaaaacaa gcagcaacattaacaacaacaatgtaactAGCATCCTTGACGCTGGCAAGCAGCACGCAAACGCTGAGTATCCAAGCCAAAGAGCGTTGAGCCTCGAGGACAACGGCAACGGCGACGCTTTGACTGTCAACATCAGCACGCCGAAGAGTGTAGTTCAGGATTGGAGTTCGGTGTGTCAGCAGCTCTGCGG AGCTGGCCTAGGCGGGCCGCCATGTCTTGCCTACTGTCACAGCACTGACAAGCCGTCGCTTCCATCATACTTTGCAGACAACAAAAATGAGATTTGCAAGGACCTCTGCAAGCTACAGCTCG GTGATGTTAGTTGCGACTGTCAGCCCGAAGAAGTAGCTTCGATTACCTTCTCCAACATGACATGCCAGTATGAATTACGTAATATGGCGTGTGGCAGCTTCTGTGAGCATGGCGGTACAACGCTGATCGGCTGTAGCAGCTGCCAGCTGGAGGTCGATAAGACCAATTTATCAAATAGATCGTCAGATGAGAGCACCACACCAGACTGGAAGGAGCTGTGCGTCTCTTTGTGCAAAACCGGCGATGGCGGGTCACTCTGCAATTGTGATTTGGCGCCGTTTTTTTAG